One window of Phycisphaeraceae bacterium genomic DNA carries:
- the polX gene encoding DNA polymerase/3'-5' exonuclease PolX, translating to MSFNARLAERFERIAKILELLGEDKFRVNAHSRAARAVEAQTIDLSTIAGDRKALTAIEGIGPKIAEKIAEFASSGRIAELEEVEGRVPPGLLAIMEIPGLGPKTVAMMWEKAGVETLEDLKRIIDDGTILTLPRMGEKSVEKIKKSMAFVAEGNKRLELGVAMPLAELIVAEVERWPGVERAAFAGSLRRGKETIGDIDILVATSDMAGASERFAKLPGVVQVLSSGEGKSSVRMRASADLGRWGADSAGPTVQVDLRVIPLDRWGAAMMYFTGSKEHNIRLRERALKRGMTLTEWGLFPNDDDPTPPHKRGIAPIASKAERDVFAALELAEVPPEIREDRGEIALAEREFAEGKGSGLPRLIEVGDIRAELHAHTTASDGKMSIVELAGEAKRRGFHTIAVTDHSKSSAVAGGLSPERLLEHIAAIHRARKEVEGITILAGSEVDILADGTLDYEDELLAKLDVVVASSHASLSQEPEVATARLVRAIEHPMVHILGHPTGRLLNRRPGLEPDMSTIFRAAKKHDVALEINAHWLRLDLRDTHVKGAVEAGCLIAIDCDVHDPSDYDNLRYGVVTARRGWVTPEVCVNAWDAARLHGWLKGKR from the coding sequence ATGAGTTTCAACGCGCGTCTTGCTGAGCGGTTCGAGCGTATTGCCAAGATTCTCGAGTTGCTGGGCGAGGACAAGTTCAGGGTGAACGCTCACAGCCGTGCCGCACGGGCGGTTGAGGCGCAGACGATCGATCTCTCGACGATCGCGGGGGACAGGAAGGCGTTGACGGCGATTGAGGGGATCGGCCCGAAGATCGCGGAGAAGATCGCGGAGTTTGCGAGCAGCGGCCGGATCGCGGAGTTGGAGGAGGTTGAGGGGCGTGTGCCGCCCGGGTTGCTGGCGATCATGGAGATTCCGGGGCTGGGCCCGAAGACGGTCGCGATGATGTGGGAGAAGGCGGGTGTGGAGACGCTGGAGGATCTGAAGCGGATCATTGATGACGGGACGATCCTGACGCTGCCTCGGATGGGTGAGAAGAGCGTTGAGAAGATCAAGAAGTCCATGGCGTTTGTTGCGGAGGGGAACAAGCGGCTGGAGCTCGGGGTTGCGATGCCCCTTGCGGAGTTGATTGTTGCCGAGGTGGAGCGGTGGCCGGGCGTGGAGCGTGCGGCGTTTGCGGGGTCGCTGCGTCGGGGGAAGGAGACGATCGGCGATATTGACATTCTGGTTGCGACGAGCGACATGGCGGGGGCGAGCGAGCGATTCGCGAAGCTTCCCGGTGTGGTGCAGGTGTTGTCGAGCGGGGAGGGGAAGTCGTCGGTGCGGATGCGTGCGTCGGCGGATCTCGGGAGGTGGGGCGCTGATTCGGCGGGACCGACGGTGCAGGTCGATCTGCGCGTGATCCCGCTGGATCGCTGGGGCGCGGCGATGATGTATTTCACGGGCTCGAAGGAGCACAACATACGTCTGCGCGAGCGGGCGTTGAAGCGGGGGATGACGCTGACGGAGTGGGGGCTGTTTCCGAATGATGATGATCCGACGCCGCCTCATAAGCGGGGGATCGCGCCGATCGCGTCGAAAGCGGAGCGGGATGTGTTCGCGGCGTTGGAGTTGGCGGAGGTGCCTCCTGAGATCAGAGAGGATCGGGGCGAGATCGCGCTTGCGGAGCGAGAGTTTGCGGAGGGGAAGGGGAGCGGGCTGCCTCGGCTGATCGAGGTGGGGGATATCAGGGCCGAGTTGCACGCGCACACGACGGCGTCTGATGGGAAGATGTCGATCGTGGAGCTGGCTGGGGAGGCCAAGCGGCGCGGGTTCCACACGATCGCGGTGACGGACCACTCGAAGTCTTCGGCGGTGGCGGGTGGTTTGTCGCCCGAGCGGTTGCTCGAGCACATCGCGGCGATCCATCGAGCGCGGAAGGAAGTGGAGGGGATCACGATCCTTGCGGGTTCGGAGGTGGACATCCTGGCGGATGGAACGCTGGACTATGAGGATGAGCTGCTCGCGAAGCTCGACGTGGTGGTGGCGAGCTCGCACGCATCATTGAGTCAGGAGCCGGAGGTGGCGACGGCGCGTCTGGTGCGGGCGATCGAGCACCCGATGGTGCACATCCTCGGGCACCCGACGGGGCGGCTGCTGAACCGGAGGCCGGGGCTGGAACCGGATATGAGCACGATCTTTCGGGCGGCGAAGAAGCACGATGTTGCGCTGGAGATCAACGCGCACTGGCTGCGGCTGGATCTAAGGGACACTCACGTGAAGGGGGCGGTTGAGGCGGGGTGCCTGATCGCGATCGACTGCGATGTGCACGATCCGTCGGATTATGACAACCTGAGGTACGGGGTGGTGACGGCCAGGCGGGGGTGGGTGACGCCGGAGGTGTGCGTGAACGCCTGGGATGCGGCCCGGTTGCACGGATGGCTGAAGGGGAAGCGGTAA
- a CDS encoding FtsX-like permease family protein — translation MAITDLTIVRRSMKVRLFSTVTTILMVGVAVALMLTLLALKDATRNAFSRGTGNMHLLVSADSSPLVSVLNGVFYANPPARPIEWTKYGQLVRSAPWEFFIPVQQGDSYLGFPVLASTPEFFSKFEPNDKEPWSFVEGRAFEKAFEVVLGSTVAKSSGLKLGDSIFLTHGIASSRQLGDPNAMQPHVHTDFKYTIVGILAPTGSAHDRALFTDLDSTWIIHAHDRRKRDAADTQTTTVEDLTDADRKITGVFARVATRPGSDVSAAIPSTAYRLRADPTITVAMPKTEIDRLFSIVSNIDKVFIAMAVVVIISSGISITLALYNSMEQRRRQIAVLRVLGSSRTRILRLILAESALLGILGCILGLAVSLIGGQAGAATLKAQLGIFLDPTLPLRPTGLVLGGTTLLAMLAGIIPAIMAYRTPVAKNLKPIA, via the coding sequence ATGGCCATCACCGACCTCACCATCGTCCGCCGCAGCATGAAAGTCCGACTCTTCTCGACCGTCACCACCATCCTCATGGTCGGCGTCGCCGTCGCGCTCATGCTCACACTCCTCGCCCTGAAGGACGCCACGCGCAACGCCTTCAGCCGAGGAACGGGCAACATGCACCTCCTCGTCTCCGCGGATTCCTCCCCGCTCGTCTCGGTCCTGAACGGCGTCTTCTACGCCAATCCCCCCGCACGCCCCATCGAGTGGACCAAGTACGGACAACTCGTCCGCTCCGCACCCTGGGAGTTCTTCATCCCCGTCCAACAGGGCGACTCCTACCTCGGCTTCCCCGTCCTCGCCTCCACGCCGGAGTTCTTCTCCAAGTTCGAGCCCAACGACAAAGAACCGTGGTCCTTCGTCGAAGGCCGCGCCTTCGAGAAGGCCTTCGAGGTCGTTCTCGGCTCGACCGTCGCCAAGTCCAGCGGCTTAAAGCTCGGTGATTCCATCTTCCTCACCCACGGCATCGCCTCCTCACGCCAACTCGGCGATCCCAACGCGATGCAGCCCCACGTTCACACCGACTTCAAGTACACCATCGTCGGCATCCTCGCCCCCACCGGCTCCGCACACGATCGCGCCCTCTTCACCGATCTCGACAGCACGTGGATCATCCACGCCCATGACCGACGCAAACGCGACGCCGCCGACACCCAGACCACAACCGTCGAAGACCTCACCGACGCCGACCGCAAGATCACCGGAGTCTTCGCCCGCGTCGCCACACGCCCCGGCTCGGATGTCTCCGCCGCCATCCCTTCAACCGCCTACCGCCTCCGCGCCGACCCCACCATCACCGTCGCCATGCCCAAGACCGAGATCGATCGCCTCTTCTCCATCGTCTCCAACATCGACAAAGTCTTCATCGCCATGGCCGTCGTCGTCATCATCTCAAGCGGCATCTCCATCACGCTCGCGCTCTACAACTCCATGGAACAGCGCCGACGCCAGATCGCCGTCCTCCGCGTCCTCGGCTCCAGCCGCACCCGCATCCTCCGGCTTATTCTCGCCGAGTCCGCGCTGCTCGGCATCCTCGGCTGCATCCTCGGACTCGCCGTCAGTCTCATCGGTGGCCAAGCCGGAGCCGCGACCCTCAAGGCCCAACTAGGGATCTTCCTGGACCCAACACTTCCCCTACGTCCAACAGGGCTTGTTCTGGGGGGAACCACCCTCCTGGCCATGCTCGCCGGGATCATTCCTGCGATCATGGCGTATCGAACCCCGGTCGCCAAGAATCTGAAGCCCATCGCCTGA
- a CDS encoding DUF3299 domain-containing protein: MAPRTGIRIRSTKSLGRIGALLVAASILGAPESLLASQQPAQAAAGEAPKYPQTEAKIVKQEDGSLLVDDKFIVKGEGTKEKPYIITWDMLVSAHEEFDPRSKKTTLPGRVMMLADKQVMIDGFVCFPLAIEQPRELLSMLNQWDGCCIGVPPTPYDAVEVRLAQPVVDDGKFATTGAVQGTFKVEPYLVGEWLVGLYLMEDARFMPKVLSGLGS; the protein is encoded by the coding sequence ATGGCCCCACGAACCGGCATCCGCATCCGCTCGACCAAGTCGCTCGGACGCATCGGAGCCCTGCTCGTCGCCGCCTCCATCCTCGGTGCTCCAGAGTCCCTGCTCGCTTCCCAGCAACCCGCGCAAGCCGCGGCCGGCGAAGCACCGAAGTATCCCCAGACCGAGGCCAAGATCGTCAAGCAGGAAGACGGCTCGCTCCTCGTCGATGACAAGTTCATCGTCAAAGGTGAAGGCACCAAGGAAAAGCCCTACATCATCACCTGGGACATGCTGGTCTCCGCCCACGAGGAGTTCGATCCTCGTTCCAAGAAAACCACACTCCCCGGTCGTGTCATGATGCTCGCCGACAAGCAGGTCATGATCGACGGCTTCGTCTGCTTCCCCCTCGCCATCGAGCAGCCCCGCGAACTTCTCTCCATGCTCAACCAGTGGGATGGATGCTGCATCGGCGTCCCGCCCACCCCCTACGACGCCGTCGAAGTCCGCCTCGCCCAACCAGTCGTCGATGACGGAAAGTTCGCCACGACCGGCGCAGTACAAGGCACCTTCAAGGTTGAGCCGTACCTCGTCGGCGAGTGGCTTGTTGGCCTGTATCTGATGGAAGACGCCCGGTTTATGCCGAAGGTATTGAGTGGGCTGGGAAGCTGA
- a CDS encoding AI-2E family transporter → MPDPNQNQSAGHSRSPGIDWRKHHIWQIQPVRDVLVVLLLVGLVYLGHKLSIVTVPLLLALLLAYLLEPVVGWLTRRTRMKRQTAVASLIVATLILVIVPAVIGSAVAFVQVAGAATSVAANSRNLLDSVRADTPESRQAAFDNLDGPGWRNVSHWLADLNDNVNRKRAANEPEGTQTPDQPDATSEDLDQTTAESPRIAIPFAESGRRGTYRVAEFILGWVKDNSEAIGAAVGKRALGTGSDALSAALRAVGSVGYIAFTAFITGFFFFFISTGYGKVLEFWKDLIPERKKGRAIDLGQKMNAAVSGFVRGRLTIAAIQSVVFAVGYLLIGVPGWIILGPLVAFLSIIPYAALIGVPISIILLYLHPNAFEFQEAIWWTIGAPIALYVAGQALDDYVLTPAIQGKSTGMDTPTILFASLAGGALAGVYGLLIAIPVAACIKILLQELFWPRFKRWAQGKETDFLPISN, encoded by the coding sequence ATGCCCGACCCAAACCAAAATCAGAGCGCAGGCCACTCGCGCTCTCCCGGCATCGACTGGCGCAAGCACCATATCTGGCAGATCCAGCCGGTGCGCGATGTGCTCGTGGTGCTCCTGCTCGTCGGCCTCGTCTACCTCGGCCACAAACTGAGCATCGTCACGGTCCCGCTTCTCCTCGCGCTCCTGCTCGCCTACCTCCTCGAACCCGTCGTCGGGTGGCTCACCCGCAGAACCCGGATGAAGCGACAGACCGCCGTCGCCTCACTCATCGTCGCCACCCTCATCCTCGTCATCGTCCCCGCAGTCATCGGGTCCGCCGTCGCGTTCGTCCAGGTCGCCGGAGCCGCCACATCCGTCGCCGCCAACTCCCGCAACCTCTTGGACAGCGTCCGCGCCGACACCCCCGAGTCCCGACAGGCCGCGTTCGACAACCTCGACGGCCCCGGCTGGCGCAACGTCAGCCACTGGCTCGCCGATCTCAACGACAACGTCAACCGCAAGCGCGCCGCGAACGAACCCGAAGGCACCCAAACCCCCGATCAACCCGACGCCACGAGCGAAGACCTCGACCAGACCACAGCCGAATCGCCACGCATCGCCATCCCCTTCGCCGAGAGCGGCCGGCGCGGCACATACCGCGTCGCCGAGTTCATCCTCGGCTGGGTAAAGGACAACTCCGAAGCCATCGGCGCCGCCGTCGGCAAACGCGCACTCGGCACCGGCTCCGACGCCCTCTCCGCGGCACTCCGCGCCGTCGGCTCCGTCGGCTACATCGCCTTCACGGCATTCATCACCGGCTTCTTCTTCTTCTTCATCTCGACCGGCTACGGCAAGGTCCTCGAGTTCTGGAAAGACCTCATCCCCGAACGAAAGAAAGGCCGCGCCATCGACCTCGGCCAGAAGATGAACGCCGCCGTCAGCGGCTTCGTCCGAGGCCGGCTCACCATCGCCGCGATCCAGTCTGTCGTCTTCGCCGTCGGCTACCTGCTCATCGGCGTGCCCGGATGGATCATCCTCGGCCCCCTCGTCGCATTCCTCTCCATCATCCCCTACGCCGCCCTCATCGGCGTTCCCATCTCCATCATCCTTCTCTACCTGCATCCCAACGCGTTCGAGTTCCAGGAAGCGATCTGGTGGACGATCGGCGCGCCGATCGCCCTCTACGTCGCCGGCCAGGCCCTCGACGATTACGTCCTCACACCAGCGATCCAGGGCAAGTCCACCGGCATGGACACCCCCACCATCCTCTTCGCATCACTCGCGGGCGGCGCGCTGGCCGGTGTCTACGGCCTGCTCATCGCCATCCCCGTCGCCGCCTGCATCAAGATCCTGCTGCAGGAACTCTTCTGGCCCCGCTTCAAGCGCTGGGCCCAGGGCAAAGAAACTGACTTCCTGCCCATCAGCAACTAA
- a CDS encoding DNA-3-methyladenine glycosylase codes for MPQADPRRFFSQDAESLAPALLGTILVRTLEDGSTLRARIVETEAYIGIHDRASHAYRAHRSPRNESMYAPPGVLYVYFTYGMHHCANIVCGSPGEPVAVLLRSLEPLDGIPIMRAHRHNPRHTRKAPIPDHHLCRGPGNLCKSLNIDRSLDGIDLVTDNRLCVEIPSRLPISPEQVSKGPRIGIGDKGAWTSAPLRFWISNSPSVSRSREEAHRRREV; via the coding sequence ATGCCCCAAGCCGATCCGCGCCGATTCTTCTCGCAAGACGCCGAGTCGCTCGCCCCCGCGCTCCTCGGCACGATCCTCGTGAGAACGCTCGAAGACGGCTCCACACTCCGTGCACGCATCGTCGAGACCGAGGCCTACATCGGCATCCACGATCGCGCCTCACACGCATACCGCGCCCACCGCTCGCCCAGGAACGAGTCCATGTACGCCCCGCCGGGCGTCCTCTACGTCTACTTCACATACGGCATGCACCACTGCGCCAACATCGTGTGCGGCTCTCCCGGCGAGCCCGTCGCCGTCCTGCTCAGATCCCTCGAGCCGCTCGACGGAATCCCGATCATGCGCGCTCACCGCCACAACCCCCGACACACACGCAAAGCCCCCATCCCCGACCACCACCTCTGCCGGGGACCCGGCAACCTCTGCAAGTCGCTCAACATCGATCGATCCCTCGATGGCATCGACCTCGTGACGGACAACCGACTCTGTGTTGAGATTCCGTCAAGGTTGCCGATATCTCCCGAGCAGGTCTCGAAGGGACCTCGAATAGGTATCGGCGACAAGGGTGCGTGGACATCCGCACCACTCCGGTTCTGGATCAGCAACTCCCCGTCGGTGAGCCGCTCCCGCGAAGAAGCCCATCGCCGCCGAGAGGTCTAG
- the ffh gene encoding signal recognition particle protein translates to MFERLSESFQGLYKRLSGQDKITESNVREAMGDVRTALLEADVSVEAVDAFTLKVLDEAIGTQVTKSLAPGEEMIGIVHKHLVSFLGGTPGAKPVAPGESSDPVMRISPGPAVVMLCGLQGSGKTTTAGKLAGYLKKRGRSVMLVAADLQRPAAVEQLEIVAKQVETELPGGSQVHFYAEPDKCAEYGRAVGVAVQICQRAIQQARKLGVDTVILDTAGRLHVNDELMGELAQVSKATQPHHIFLVVDSMSGQDALVSAKAFHARLPVDGIVLTKFDSDSRGGAAISVKHVTGASIKLVGTGEKLDAIEEFHADRMAGRILGMGDVVSLVEKAQQEVTEEEAQKLQEKMARGEMTMDDFLSQLRTLKKMGPLKQLMGLIPGVGQMVKNADVDESRLGRIEAMICSMTKQERRDPSVLNNSRRNRIARGSGVQVHEISEVVKQFEGINRLTKQMAALTPSAKAQAVRAIGRAGAGDMAALQSLPSMQRGSTHTPSVKSKFKKRK, encoded by the coding sequence ATGTTTGAACGACTGAGCGAGAGTTTCCAGGGTCTGTACAAGCGTCTGTCCGGGCAGGACAAGATCACGGAGTCCAACGTCCGCGAGGCGATGGGCGATGTGCGCACCGCGCTGCTCGAGGCGGATGTGAGCGTCGAGGCCGTCGATGCGTTCACCTTGAAGGTGCTGGACGAGGCGATCGGCACGCAGGTGACCAAGTCCCTCGCCCCCGGCGAGGAGATGATCGGCATTGTGCATAAGCACCTGGTTTCGTTCCTCGGCGGCACGCCGGGCGCGAAGCCGGTTGCGCCGGGTGAGAGCAGCGATCCGGTGATGCGGATCTCGCCGGGGCCGGCGGTCGTGATGCTGTGCGGCCTGCAGGGCTCGGGCAAGACGACGACGGCGGGCAAGCTGGCCGGGTATCTCAAGAAGCGCGGGCGGAGCGTGATGCTGGTCGCGGCGGACCTTCAGCGCCCCGCGGCCGTCGAGCAGCTTGAGATCGTCGCCAAGCAGGTCGAGACCGAGCTGCCCGGTGGCTCGCAGGTCCACTTCTATGCCGAGCCGGACAAGTGCGCCGAGTACGGCAGGGCCGTGGGCGTGGCGGTGCAGATCTGCCAGCGGGCGATCCAGCAGGCGCGGAAGCTCGGCGTGGACACGGTGATCCTGGACACGGCCGGGCGATTGCACGTCAACGACGAGTTGATGGGAGAGTTGGCGCAGGTCTCGAAGGCGACGCAGCCGCACCACATTTTCCTTGTGGTCGACTCGATGTCGGGCCAGGATGCGCTGGTTTCGGCCAAGGCGTTCCACGCGAGACTGCCGGTTGACGGCATCGTGCTGACGAAGTTCGATTCGGACTCGCGGGGCGGCGCGGCGATCAGCGTCAAGCACGTGACGGGTGCATCGATCAAGCTGGTGGGCACGGGGGAGAAGCTCGACGCGATCGAGGAGTTCCACGCCGACCGCATGGCCGGGCGCATCCTCGGTATGGGCGACGTTGTTTCGCTCGTTGAGAAGGCGCAGCAGGAGGTCACGGAGGAGGAGGCCCAGAAACTCCAGGAGAAGATGGCCCGTGGTGAGATGACCATGGATGACTTCCTCAGCCAGTTGCGGACGCTGAAGAAGATGGGGCCGCTGAAGCAGTTGATGGGGCTGATCCCCGGCGTCGGACAGATGGTGAAGAACGCGGACGTGGACGAGTCGCGCCTGGGACGGATCGAGGCGATGATCTGCTCGATGACGAAGCAGGAGCGTCGGGACCCGTCGGTCTTGAACAACTCACGACGCAACCGGATCGCGCGGGGATCGGGCGTTCAGGTGCATGAGATCTCGGAAGTGGTGAAGCAGTTCGAGGGGATCAACCGCCTGACCAAGCAGATGGCGGCTCTCACACCGAGCGCGAAGGCGCAGGCCGTGCGCGCGATCGGGCGGGCCGGTGCGGGCGACATGGCGGCGTTGCAGTCGCTGCCGAGCATGCAGCGCGGCTCGACCCACACGCCGAGCGTGAAGAGCAAGTTCAAGAAGCGGAAGTGA